Sequence from the Phalacrocorax carbo chromosome 8, bPhaCar2.1, whole genome shotgun sequence genome:
TGCCACCCTGGGAGGGCATCCAGGAGGCCTCTCCATCTTGGTGCATGCTGCACAGGATCCCCAGTTGGGAGTGAGGGGCAGGTGGTGCTGCTCCATCACAGACACCTCTGGGGCAGAGGACCCAGCCAGCTCCCACTGCTACCCTTGGGCTCCCCAATCTCTCCTCCAAGCCCCCTCTCTGGGGCTCTTCCAGCCACTGCTGCCTCACTCCCCCACTCAGTGATGGCCTGAGgaaccccagcccagggcactGGCCCAGCCTCAGCACCCTGGGGAGGGACCCAGCggggcccccagcccccttgagcccctgcctgcccgccccaAGACAAGAGCCAGGGTGCAGGATCTTGGTATACATCATACATTTATTAGTGAATATCCCTCTCAAAATCAGccacaacattaaaaaaaataatgattgcACTACTTGGTCAAGCAGAACTAgcaactttcattttaaaaaaagtacaaatCTGTTAAAAATTTCAATCAGTataatacacatatatataatacaACATACTAGTTATGTTAAATGCTACAAAACCAATATGATTCcaatggaatggaaaaaaaacaaacacttttaGAGCTTTTaagaaccttttttttctatatattagccttttttcaaatacatacaTGGGAAAAATGAGGTAACTGTAAAATGTGCAAGtaacagagcaaaaaaaattatatatatatatttatatatatatatatatatataaaaactttCTAACACAGAACACACGTCCTAGCACCTTCCGGGGAGCCGCGGGGGCCGCGGGGGTCCCACCGGAGGGCCCGGGGACTGGTATAATAGAACAGTAAACAGTCCACTATCCCACCACAGGAAATCATTGGTAAACAGTGGTATCTACAGCGCAGTCAGCAATCACAAACACCCTAAATagttttttagtatttttttaaatttttttctttttgtgttttttttttgtttgtttgttttgttggttttttttttaaatgatacttTTAGCTGCTCATTGGAATAAATTCTGCAGCACACGAGCTGTGAGCTTTCGAGTCGCCGTCAAAGGACCGTAAGGCTTTCCTGGCTCCCTGGGCACCACGagggcgggaggggaggaggggggcgtCTCCGGGGGCGCGAGGCCGCCGCGCGGCACGGGGACTCCTTTGGTTATCTGTCACTGAgcaagggatggggagggggccAGGGTCCTGCCCAAGGGGCACCGAGCCCAGCAGTGCCAGCGCCCGCGCCGCAGCGGAGCTGGTGGCGCTGGGCCGGGGCCCCGGCCTCGACATTTGGCATGGCGGGTGGCCACGGAGAGGGTGGGAAAGGGAAGCAAGGGGGAGCCAGCCAATAGCAACGTGTCGcttgctgccccccacccccaccccggcacccgACTGGCTGGGTGATCAGGGCTGGCCCAGCGGTGTGCTGGGAGAGGCCTGCCGCGTTGCAAAGACCAGGCACATCCCTCTGCCAATCGGGAGTGGGCCTACCTCAGCAGCCTGGTGATTGGCACCACCCCTCTGGACCGATGGCATGGCAGGGCGGGAAGCATCCTCCCGCCCACCCACCTGCCAGGTGCAGCCCCTTGCCTCacacccagccccagcactgcgGCCAGGACCACTGCAGGGGGCCAGGGCTGCTACCAggggccagccctgccacctgccccccgccccgcggggagcggcccccccccccccaaccctcccaCCCCGTCCCCTTGCACACACCGCTTCCGCCGTgggcaccccccccccaccccgtccgCCGCCTCCCGCTCGGAGGGGTGCAGACCCCGCGGGGACGGCCCTGAAAGTCTCACGGTCCTGCTGTGGCGTTGCGGACATGTGCAGTACAGTGCATGGCAGTATCAGCTGAGCACAAAaacccctctccccacccccctcaccccacagcCGGCTAGACGTAGCCAAGACCACGTTCCAAGCTGGTCAGACATGCATGCATATTTGTGAACATTTACATAGGGCTGGCGTCCGCTTGGAGGCTCCCAGGCGTCAGCAGCACAGTGCCGCGAGGGGAGGGCGGTCCTGTCACCACCACCCTCCCGCCACTGCCTCCCGTCACCCTCCTCGCTAATTAATCATGCAAAACAACGGCCACGCGGGATTGCTAGAGCTGGGCGGCAGTGTGGCCAACAGGGCGCccacccacctggccccacatGGGCAGGGGGAGATacggcggggggtgggggtgctgctCACGGCTCCTCCTGCACCaactggggcagggctgggggtagCACTGAAAACACACCACGAGGTTATGGATAAAACCCCCgcccgctgcaggggctgggggcacccgCCAGAGCCTGGCCGGCCCCCTGCTGCCCACCGGCCGGGGGCACCACCCCGCGCCGTCCAGCCAGCAGGACGGGGACATGGGGCTACTTTGATTTATGGCGGCGGGACAGAGAAAcgacagcagggctgggcagtgCACTGGGGACACCGCACACCTgtggccatggggacagggctggggtccccccccagGCCTGGCTGCCTCATGGGATGCCACATGGCCCGGCCCCAGGAGCTGCACCGGCCGGGCACAGGAGAATGAATGGGGAGAGGGGCCAGGGCCGTGCCAGCACTGTCCTCCCACTGGGGAAAGACCCCAAGCAGCCATAACCCTCCAGGGCTCCCCAGAGCAGCCAAGGCGGGAGAGGGGCCGCGCCAGGCTGCATGCAGGAGTGGGGATGGAGGCGTTCCTGCCCCAGCCATGCTGCAGGGTTGCTGGTGTCCCACCTTGGCCGTGCTCCGCCAACCACCTCCTCTGGCTGCCTCCAGGGCCGGCCCAGCGCTCTGGCTCAGGATGCCGCCGGCATCAAACCTGCGGCGctccctcctctctcttccccacGTCCTCCACGAGCAACGCCGAGGGGAAGAGCCACCTGCATGCCACTGGGTCAATCGGCCACAGAACCAAAAACgtgacagaaaatgaaagggaacagggaaaaaaaacccttccatgaaaaaaaagtgacaaagGGAGAAAACACTAATTCCCTAGCGGAGTACAAAGACCTGGAAAGTGATGGAGCAACAACAGCGTCTTTGGAGCATGGAGGGCACGGCCACGtgcctcctgcctccagcacaACACGATTCGGGGCCCTGGGAGCGCAGTGGGCAGGCGTCTGGCCAAGTCCGTGCCccagtggggaggaggagggctggcCGGGAGCCCGGACTGCTCAACGCTCACCACATCCGAGGAGaggctttggggagggggggtaaGCGCTGGGCCAGGCCCTAGCAGCGGGCAGCGGCCCCCGCCCCTGGCCCGGCGTCCTCATCCTCTAGTGAATTGTGCGGCACAGCGCCCGCCAGCCTCAGTCTGCCTCCCGCTGCACCTCCGACGCGTCTGCCCGGCAGATGGGGCACGTGCGGTTCGCCTACGggcaaggagagagagaggcaagtgagcaggcaccccatggcaccagCTGCACCTAAGGGCCCCCCCTACCCCACCACCAAGGGCTGAAAGCACTCCACAGCGTGCTGCATCCTAGGAGCACCTGATCCAGCCTGGCACGGCACTTGGCCCCTACTCCCTGCACATCCTGTGTTGCATGGCACTGAGACCACCTGAAAGGCagcccagtgcctgcagcaccccaagAAGCCGACCCGCTTCCTGCAGCAGACACAGGCCCTGGCACGGTACCTTTAACCATTTGTCGACACACTTGGCGTGGAACTCGTGGTTGCAGGGCAGGACACGGAGAAGCTGCCGGGCCTCGAAGTCGCTGAAGCACACGACGCACCTGGGGAAGGCAGCCATCAGGATGGTCCCACTGTGCAGCCACggcccacagccccccaccagGCACCCCCGTGCCACTTGTCTGCACCCCAGGCACACTCACAGGGTCTGCTCAGACTGGTGGCTCTCGGGGTTGAAGCGGTAGGACGGGAGGTGCTCGATGTCTGCTTTGGTGAGTCCCCGCGGCTTGGCCTCCCCCAGCCGCTCGGCCAGGTTCAGCAGCGCCTGCAGGGAGATGCAGAGGCTGGCTCAGCTTGGCTcatgccccagcacagcaccccTCCAGGCTCTCCCCACCCTGGCAGAGTGATCCCCAAACCCACCCGGGCTCCCCCATCCCGTCAGCCTGTGGGGAACCAGAGTCAACACACCTCATAATTCTCCATCTCCACATCATCCACGTCCAGGTCTAGGCTGATTGTGGGCCCCACAGCCGTCGGCGACACAGGAAGCATAGAGCTGGCGGGGGGAAAACGGAGCAGCTGGGACACGGTTGCAAACCCTACCCTCTGCCCTGGCATCCCCAGAGGAGCAGAGCCACCTGTGTCAACACCAtgccacccctgccccacatgTCCCACGGTTTTACCCAGTACTCACAGGAAATAGGGCAGGAAGCTCGGGTAGTAtggggggggcggcggagggggcggcggagggggcAGCGCCTGCTGCAGCCGGTACCGCTGAGTGTTCAGCCGCCGGGGCATCATGTGGGGGTATGGCTGCAGAGATAGACAGGGGGCTCAGAGCCATGCCAGCCCCATggcatccccccacccctccaccaGATGGGGACTCACCACGCCAAATGGCAGTTCTTGGTGCAGCGGGTCATGGGGGAGGTAATGCAGCGGCACGGAGGGGGACAGTGTGGGAGCATGGTGGGACGGGGGGTACGTGAAACCCGCGATGGGGTGCTGCTCCCCTCGCAGGTCCACATCATTGTCTATCCTCTGCAGAGGCTGTGGGGGAAACAGTTAGGCTGGGAGGGATGTCCTCCAAATTACACCCAGAGGCCCAGAGGCACCCTGGGCATTCCAACCATCACCCCCAGCTCAGACCCATGGGGGCTGCAGAAGGATGAGACCCCAAGGTGGTCTTTGTTGGGCCACAGGGCACATCATGTCTCCAGCCCGTACCCCCACCCCAACTCACCATGCGCGGGTGCTGGGCTTGGAGAGGTACAAACTGCCCCAGGGGGGCCATGTGGGGCGGCTGGTGGGGGGGCACTGGCGGTggtggggggtgcaggatgTAATGGTCGCTGGAGATGATGGGGGGGAACGTCTGGTAGGAGACGGGGAGCTGTTGCATGGCACATGCCTGGATCAGCTGTGggggacagagagaaaaatgggaGTCAGACACCCACCATGGGCATGGCTGCGCCCCTACCCCCTCCCCAGGACCTCCAACAGACCCCATGCCACAAGAAACTTGCACTCTGGTGGGCATGGGTACCCACGCAAGCTCTGGGTATCCGTGGCCCAGGCTGTCCCCTGCCATAACTCACCGGAGGTGGGAGGCAGCAAAGCGGGTAGTGCTGTCCACTGAACATCACTGagcatgctgggagctgctgggtgctgcaccCAGGGATGTGCTGGCCTGCGTGGATGGGGAAGCCTTGCGTTGTGACGGTGGTAACCGTGTAGGAGAGAGGGACAGGTCCCTGGTGCACCTGAGGACAAGGCACCGAGGGCACAGTCAGGGTACAGCCCCAGCTGAGCCGTCCCCATCCTAGCAGGGTGGCAGCAGGGCACCAAGCACCCAGTGCTGGGATACAACTGCCCAGCACCTCCATCCCACTGGTGTGGCCAGAGGAGGGGGCTGAGTGCAGGCTGGGCTCAAGGTAGGTTTTGGACCCCTCTTTGCTCCCCATGGACAGTCTGGCATTGCCTCCAACCCAGCGCCACCACCACGGACGATGGCGACAGTTGTGATGTGAACAACCCTATGAATGGACTGGCCCCAGCCGCTGGGAACAGGGACCACCCTGGGCACACCCAATCCAGCAGGGGACTCCAGGGATTAAATGCTTAGATGACAAGAGCACTGGCAGCCTCAGGGCTGGGTGCTCCCAGCAGCAAGCAACTGGCCAGAGGGGATGCGGGGACAGTCGTGGGACCACTGCCCCAGAGACCAGGCCAGGGCTACCACAGGCTCACTCTTAGGACCGGTTGGGAGCTGCAGCACCTACCTGGTCATGCAGATCCACCATGAATGGGTTCTGGTGGGGCGGGTGAGCGGCTGGGTGAAGCATTCGTGGCGGCGTGCTGGGGAGAGCGTAGGCACGGGGCTCATCTACAGGGATGTGCGGCTGCTGGGGGAAGGCAGGGTGCAGCTGGGGCTCATCCTGGCCCAGCAGGGTTGCCAGAGGTCGGTCGCGTCGTCCCCACTGACGCCTGgcaggggggctgcggggcaaCCGCAGGAGAGAAACAGAGCAGGAGTGACGCCCAGGCCAGGGGCaccacagccctgggcagggtggctgcaggcaggtcactgccagcccagctcccagggtgAGATGCTCAGGGCATCACGCCAGGTCAGGTTCCTTGTCTGGCTTGGGGGAGCTCCAGAACCAGCTCCTCTGCTCACCCTGCATGTGCCCCCCAACCCCGTGTCCTCAGCACAAAGGGGACCCATAGGTCGGGCCAGGTGGATGTGCTTCCCTGCCATGATCTCCACCCCAAGCCTGTCCAGGGCCAGTGGCTTGACCCAGCAGGACCACAGAaccagccccgtgtccccacacaCCATGGGTGACAGGGCTCCACACTACCTTCGCCGGAGGTGGTcggggctgctgcagggtccCCCCGAGAAACGGTGCTGGTTAAAAGGGGCAGAGGGTGGCCGCCTATTCACTGCCAGTTCCCATGGTCGCATTGGTGACGTCAGGAAGGCGGATGGGCACGTGGG
This genomic interval carries:
- the RNF44 gene encoding RING finger protein 44 is translated as MRPWELAVNRRPPSAPFNQHRFSGGPCSSPDHLRRSPPARRQWGRRDRPLATLLGQDEPQLHPAFPQQPHIPVDEPRAYALPSTPPRMLHPAAHPPHQNPFMVDLHDQVHQGPVPLSYTVTTVTTQGFPIHAGQHIPGCSTQQLPACSVMFSGQHYPLCCLPPPLIQACAMQQLPVSYQTFPPIISSDHYILHPPPPPVPPHQPPHMAPLGQFVPLQAQHPRMPLQRIDNDVDLRGEQHPIAGFTYPPSHHAPTLSPSVPLHYLPHDPLHQELPFGVPYPHMMPRRLNTQRYRLQQALPPPPPPPPPPPYYPSFLPYFLSMLPVSPTAVGPTISLDLDVDDVEMENYEALLNLAERLGEAKPRGLTKADIEHLPSYRFNPESHQSEQTLCVVCFSDFEARQLLRVLPCNHEFHAKCVDKWLKANRTCPICRADASEVQREAD